The genomic segment GGCGGAGTCGTGCTTAATAAAACTAAAGCACAAAATTCCGGTTGGATTGTGATCACGATGGGCTTTGGTCTCGCTGTAGCAATAGCTATTTATGCCGTAGGCGGGATAAGTGGCGCCCATATTAATCCGGCAGTTACAGTAGGATTAGCCGTAATTGGGGCTTTTCCTTGGGCAAATGTTCCGTCGTATATTTTAGCTCAACTCATTGGTGCTTTTATCGGAGCAGTCATTGTTTACGTTAACTATTTACCACACTGGGAAGAAACAAGCGATAAAGACCAAAAGTTAGTTATATTTTCAACTATTCCGGCCATAAGAAAGCCTCTTTCCAACTTAGTAAGTGAAATGATCGGTACATTCGTACTCGTCCTCGGGATATTAGCGATTGGTGCAAATGAATTTACGGAAGGACTTAATCCACTAATCATCGGATTTCTTGTCCTCTCCATTGGTTTG from the Sporosarcina psychrophila genome contains:
- a CDS encoding MIP/aquaporin family protein, yielding MSAFLGELVGTMILVILGCGVVGGVVLNKTKAQNSGWIVITMGFGLAVAIAIYAVGGISGAHINPAVTVGLAVIGAFPWANVPSYILAQLIGAFIGAVIVYVNYLPHWEETSDKDQKLVIFSTIPAIRKPLSNLVSEMIGTFVLVLGILAIGANEFTEGLNPLIIGFLVLSIGLSLGGTTGFAINPARDLGPRIAHFFLPIPGKGSSDWHYAWVPIVGPLLGGVFGALFYQQVFSGVNSLAFWIVGSICLVAILGAFFMNKVMKTQQV